From Streptomyces sp. NBC_00370, a single genomic window includes:
- a CDS encoding response regulator, giving the protein MARDLTVRPDHDELTASAERAVTELARRLAEEGGPLGRLRVLAYLDRAVERCAREEAAEAVRAGAGYPQLGTAWGISRQGARRRWPGLVFTAQPATRPLPVPDSRSPAMNAYAPDRPYTVLLVDDDPADAMLIEDALVERGMARTIARADDGVAALEYLRDPANARPDLIVLDLNMPRMNGRELLAVLKDDPLLGSIPVVVLTTSAAPDDIEDAYRQHANAYVTKPVNLDEFIDSVQGIDAFFLDTAAPSPRPKDQR; this is encoded by the coding sequence ATGGCCCGCGACCTCACCGTTCGTCCTGACCACGACGAGCTGACCGCATCCGCCGAGAGAGCCGTGACCGAGCTCGCCCGGCGGCTGGCCGAAGAAGGCGGACCGCTCGGCCGGCTCCGCGTCCTCGCCTATCTCGACCGGGCCGTCGAGCGCTGCGCCAGAGAGGAAGCGGCCGAGGCCGTGCGGGCGGGCGCGGGCTATCCGCAGCTCGGCACCGCCTGGGGCATCAGCAGGCAGGGGGCCCGCAGACGCTGGCCCGGTCTGGTCTTCACCGCACAACCCGCCACCCGTCCACTGCCCGTCCCCGACAGCAGGAGCCCCGCCATGAACGCCTACGCCCCCGACCGTCCGTACACCGTGCTCCTCGTGGACGACGATCCGGCGGACGCGATGCTGATCGAGGACGCCCTGGTCGAACGCGGCATGGCCCGCACCATCGCCCGCGCCGACGACGGGGTGGCCGCGCTCGAATACCTCCGTGACCCGGCGAACGCGCGCCCCGACCTGATCGTCCTCGATCTCAACATGCCCCGGATGAACGGCAGGGAGCTGCTCGCCGTCCTGAAGGACGATCCGCTGCTCGGCAGCATCCCGGTGGTGGTGCTCACCACGTCGGCCGCCCCTGACGACATCGAGGACGCCTACCGGCAGCACGCCAACGCGTATGTCACCAAGCCGGTCAACCTCGACGAGTTCATCGACTCGGTCCAGGGCATCGACGCGTTCTTCCTCGACACGGCGGCGCCTTCGCCCCGCCCGAAGGACCAGCGCTGA
- a CDS encoding sensor histidine kinase translates to MGTVEVQATSPAVAERAPRPAPGPTGWTTRRWLSVGASAALSVLLVLGVCGAWIFAHSSTINNRLVERSSPALITSVRLESALVNQETGIRGYGMTGRADFLTPYRDGLAQQRTAERQLTALDGDDTAAAADLAAVHRYAARWQALVAEPVATAADPVKVATERAEGGKQAFDTVRAALATQQRHLQAERVEARGDLEDARSLRNWTFLAIAAVILALTGLVFVGLRRGVTTHVDRLSAEVRLVAGGDFDHPVTESGPADLRLLARDVESMRRRLADELAFSDEAQHHLSEQTDELRRSNSELEQFAYVASHDLQEPLRKVASFCQLLERRYGAQLDDRARQYIAFAVDGANRMQGLINDLLAFSRVGRLLTDHVAVDLAALFDRTVDSLGMAIEESGTVVTHDPLPTVHGEPTQLGMLLQNLIGNAVKFRSPDRSPVVHVGARRTGESWEFSVSDNGIGIEEEYRERVFVIFQRLHTREQYTGNGIGLALCKKIVEYHGGVIGIDQEHSPGTRVVFTLPDAR, encoded by the coding sequence GTGGGCACCGTAGAAGTCCAGGCCACGTCCCCGGCCGTCGCCGAGCGCGCGCCCCGGCCAGCGCCGGGACCCACCGGGTGGACCACCCGGCGCTGGCTGAGTGTCGGCGCGAGCGCCGCGCTGTCGGTGCTCCTGGTGCTCGGGGTCTGCGGCGCGTGGATCTTCGCGCACTCCTCGACGATCAACAACCGTCTGGTCGAACGGAGTTCACCCGCCCTGATCACCTCGGTGCGGCTGGAGAGCGCGCTGGTGAACCAGGAGACGGGCATCCGCGGCTACGGCATGACGGGCCGGGCCGACTTCCTCACGCCCTACCGCGACGGGCTCGCCCAGCAGCGCACGGCGGAGCGCCAGCTCACGGCGCTCGACGGTGACGACACCGCGGCCGCGGCCGATCTGGCCGCCGTGCACCGCTACGCGGCGCGCTGGCAGGCCCTGGTCGCCGAGCCCGTCGCCACGGCCGCCGATCCGGTGAAGGTGGCCACCGAGCGCGCCGAGGGGGGCAAGCAGGCCTTCGACACGGTCCGCGCCGCGCTCGCCACCCAGCAGCGGCATCTGCAGGCCGAACGGGTCGAGGCGCGCGGCGATCTGGAGGACGCCCGGTCCCTGCGCAACTGGACCTTCCTCGCCATCGCCGCGGTCATCCTCGCGCTCACCGGTCTGGTCTTCGTCGGGCTGCGCAGGGGCGTGACCACCCATGTGGACCGGCTGTCGGCCGAGGTCCGCCTGGTGGCCGGCGGTGACTTCGACCATCCGGTCACCGAGTCGGGCCCCGCCGATCTGCGGCTGCTCGCGCGGGACGTCGAGTCCATGCGCCGCAGGCTCGCCGACGAACTGGCCTTCAGCGACGAGGCGCAGCACCATCTCAGCGAGCAGACCGACGAACTGCGCCGGTCCAACTCCGAACTGGAACAGTTCGCCTACGTCGCGTCCCACGACCTCCAGGAGCCGCTGCGGAAGGTGGCCAGCTTCTGCCAGCTGCTGGAGCGGCGGTACGGGGCCCAACTCGACGACCGGGCCCGGCAGTACATCGCCTTCGCCGTGGACGGCGCCAACCGTATGCAGGGCCTGATCAACGATCTGCTGGCGTTCTCCCGGGTGGGCAGGCTGCTCACCGATCACGTCGCCGTCGACCTGGCGGCGCTGTTCGACCGTACCGTCGACTCGCTCGGCATGGCGATCGAGGAGTCCGGCACCGTCGTCACCCATGACCCGCTGCCGACCGTGCACGGCGAACCGACCCAACTCGGCATGCTGCTGCAGAACCTGATCGGCAACGCGGTCAAGTTCCGCTCCCCCGACCGGTCTCCGGTGGTCCATGTGGGTGCGCGCCGTACCGGGGAGAGCTGGGAGTTCTCCGTGTCGGACAACGGCATCGGGATCGAGGAGGAGTACCGGGAGCGGGTCTTCGTCATCTTCCAGCGGCTGCACACCCGGGAGCAGTACACCGGCAACGGCATCGGTCTGGCGCTGTGCAAGAAGATCGTGGAGTACCACGGCGGTGTCATCGGCATCGACCAGGAACACTCCCCCGGCACGCGGGTGGTGTTCACACTCCCGGACGCTCGATGA
- a CDS encoding amino acid ABC transporter permease, whose translation MTEPSAPVVDAPQTPPGQPAAESADLAAQRVVGLRHPWRWILTAIVLVVVAQAVHGLVTNPFYQWDRFGYWFLRPVILDGLLITLKVAAWSAVLGLLGGVVLALGRLSKSPVLRSVAWVYIWLFRSIPLIVVLLFLYNVSALYKTLSLGIPFGPGFVHFSESSLATDMVVAIVGLSLNEAAYAAEVVRAGVLSVDQGQHEAASALGLPKGYQFTRIVFPQALRAIVPSYVNQLIGLIKSTSLVFYVSLLDLFGQVQSMGSTYPGDIVPLLMVATLWYVILTSVVSVVQYYVERYYSRGALRTVPPTPLQKLRAGIKALRARIEIGSAT comes from the coding sequence ATGACCGAGCCTTCCGCCCCCGTGGTCGACGCCCCGCAGACCCCGCCCGGGCAACCGGCCGCCGAGAGCGCCGATCTCGCCGCCCAGCGCGTCGTCGGACTGCGCCACCCGTGGCGGTGGATCCTCACGGCGATCGTGCTGGTGGTCGTCGCGCAGGCCGTGCACGGCCTGGTGACCAACCCGTTCTACCAATGGGACAGGTTCGGCTACTGGTTCCTGCGCCCGGTGATCCTCGACGGGCTGCTGATCACCCTCAAGGTCGCCGCCTGGAGCGCGGTGCTCGGCCTGCTCGGCGGGGTGGTGCTCGCCCTGGGCCGGCTCTCGAAGAGCCCGGTGCTGCGCTCGGTCGCGTGGGTGTACATCTGGCTCTTCCGGTCCATCCCGCTGATCGTCGTGCTGCTCTTCCTCTACAACGTGAGCGCCCTGTACAAGACACTGAGCCTCGGCATCCCCTTCGGCCCCGGCTTCGTCCACTTCAGCGAGTCGAGCCTCGCCACCGACATGGTGGTGGCGATCGTCGGACTCAGCCTCAACGAGGCCGCCTACGCCGCCGAGGTGGTCAGGGCCGGTGTGCTCTCCGTCGACCAGGGCCAGCACGAAGCGGCGTCCGCGCTGGGGCTGCCCAAGGGCTACCAGTTCACCCGGATCGTCTTCCCGCAGGCGCTCAGGGCGATCGTGCCGTCCTACGTGAACCAGCTGATCGGGCTGATCAAAAGCACCTCACTGGTCTTCTACGTCTCCCTGCTGGACCTCTTCGGCCAGGTGCAGAGCATGGGCAGCACCTACCCCGGCGACATCGTGCCGCTGCTGATGGTGGCGACGCTCTGGTACGTGATCCTGACCAGCGTCGTCTCGGTCGTCCAGTACTACGTGGAGCGGTACTACTCCCGCGGCGCGCTGCGGACCGTACCGCCGACCCCGCTGCAGAAACTACGCGCCGGCATCAAGGCGTTGCGCGCCCGCATCGAGATCGGATCAGCGACATGA
- the metX gene encoding homoserine O-acetyltransferase MetX: MPRPPASGAWQEGDPPGRRAWVSLPDPLPLEAGGLLPGVRLAYETWGELAPDRSNAVLVLHALTGDSHLAGPAGPGHPTDGWWDALVGPGRPLDTDRWFVVAPNVLGGCQGSTGPASPRPGGGRWGGSFPYLTQRDQVAAEAGLADALGISRWAAVIGGSMGGMRALEWAVSRPERTGSLLVLACPAAASADQIAWGAVQLAAIRSDPGWRGGDYHDAPAGEGPQAGLGLARRVAHVTYRSEAELAARFGGAPQPGEDPWRGGRYQVESYLDHHAAKLVRRFDAGSYVVLTEAMNGHDIGRGRGGVPAALRRVTMPALIAGVDSDRLYPLAQQAALAEQIPGAGRLRVVRSPYGHDGFLVETGQVGALVAELLGSRVPPR; encoded by the coding sequence CTGCCACGGCCGCCGGCCAGCGGGGCCTGGCAGGAGGGGGATCCGCCGGGCCGCCGGGCTTGGGTGAGCCTGCCGGATCCGCTGCCGCTGGAGGCGGGCGGGCTGCTTCCCGGGGTACGGCTCGCCTACGAGACGTGGGGCGAACTCGCCCCTGACCGGTCGAACGCGGTGCTGGTCCTGCACGCGCTGACCGGCGACAGCCATCTCGCGGGCCCCGCAGGACCCGGGCATCCCACGGACGGCTGGTGGGACGCGCTGGTCGGTCCGGGCCGACCACTCGACACGGACCGGTGGTTCGTGGTCGCCCCCAATGTGCTGGGCGGCTGCCAGGGCAGTACCGGACCCGCTTCGCCGCGGCCCGGCGGCGGCCGCTGGGGCGGCTCCTTCCCGTATCTGACCCAGCGCGACCAGGTGGCCGCAGAGGCGGGGCTCGCCGACGCGCTGGGCATCAGCCGGTGGGCCGCCGTCATCGGCGGCTCCATGGGGGGCATGCGCGCGCTGGAATGGGCGGTGAGCCGCCCGGAGCGTACGGGGTCACTGCTGGTCCTGGCGTGCCCGGCGGCCGCCTCGGCCGACCAGATCGCCTGGGGCGCGGTGCAGTTGGCCGCGATCCGGTCGGACCCCGGCTGGCGGGGCGGTGACTACCACGACGCCCCGGCCGGTGAGGGGCCGCAGGCCGGTCTCGGTCTCGCCCGGCGCGTCGCGCATGTGACGTACCGCAGCGAGGCGGAACTGGCCGCCCGGTTCGGCGGCGCCCCGCAGCCGGGTGAGGACCCCTGGCGGGGCGGGCGTTACCAGGTGGAGTCGTATCTCGACCATCACGCGGCGAAGCTGGTGCGCCGCTTCGACGCAGGCAGCTATGTGGTGCTCACGGAGGCGATGAACGGCCATGACATCGGCCGGGGCCGCGGCGGTGTGCCGGCGGCGCTGCGCCGGGTCACGATGCCCGCGCTGATCGCCGGCGTCGACTCCGACCGGCTCTACCCGCTCGCCCAACAAGCCGCCCTGGCCGAGCAGATACCCGGCGCGGGGCGGCTGCGGGTGGTCCGCTCGCCGTACGGACACGACGGCTTCCTCGTGGAGACCGGCCAGGTCGGCGCGCTGGTGGCGGAGTTGCTCGGCTCGCGCGTACCCCCGCGGTGA
- a CDS encoding bifunctional o-acetylhomoserine/o-acetylserine sulfhydrylase: MSQPADFAKWSFETKQIHAGAEPDPTTGARAVPIYQTTSFVFKDTQHAADLFSLAEPGNIYTRIHNPTQDVLEQRIAALEGGVAAVAVASGQAAETLAILTLARAGDHIVSSTSLYGGTYNLLRHTLPRFGIEVSFVDDPDDIDAWRAAVRPNTKALFAETLGNPRGNVLDVRAVADAAHDAGLPLIVDNTVPTPFLLRPIEHGADIVVHSATKFLGGHGTTIGGVVVDGGTFDFGAHAERFADFHSPDPSYHGLRYWPDLGPGAFAVKLRVQLLRDIGPALSPHSAFLLLQGVETLSLRVERHTANALALAQWLEQRDEVSAVHYPGLESNRWYEAGQRYLPRGAGAVLAFELRDGVEAGKRFVDAVELFSHLANIGDVRSLIIHPASTTHSQLDEEQLTATGTSPGLVRLSVGLESVDDLKADLESGFRAAKAAS; encoded by the coding sequence ATGAGCCAGCCCGCCGACTTCGCCAAGTGGTCCTTCGAGACCAAGCAGATCCACGCGGGCGCCGAGCCCGACCCGACGACCGGGGCCCGCGCGGTGCCGATCTACCAGACCACGTCGTTCGTCTTCAAGGACACCCAGCACGCGGCGGACCTGTTCTCCCTCGCCGAACCGGGCAACATCTACACCCGGATCCACAACCCGACCCAGGATGTCCTGGAGCAGCGGATCGCCGCCCTGGAGGGCGGGGTCGCCGCTGTCGCCGTCGCCTCGGGCCAGGCGGCCGAGACGCTGGCGATCCTCACCCTGGCCCGCGCCGGTGACCACATCGTCTCCAGCACGTCCCTGTACGGCGGCACGTACAACCTGCTGCGCCACACACTGCCCCGCTTCGGCATCGAGGTGTCCTTCGTCGACGACCCGGACGACATCGACGCCTGGCGCGCCGCCGTCCGGCCCAACACCAAGGCGCTGTTCGCCGAGACGCTGGGCAATCCCCGGGGCAACGTCCTCGACGTACGGGCCGTGGCGGACGCGGCGCACGACGCCGGCCTGCCGCTGATCGTCGACAACACCGTGCCGACCCCGTTCCTGCTGCGGCCGATCGAGCACGGCGCCGACATCGTCGTCCACTCGGCGACCAAGTTCCTCGGCGGGCACGGCACGACCATCGGCGGTGTGGTCGTGGACGGCGGCACCTTCGACTTCGGCGCGCACGCCGAGCGCTTCGCCGACTTCCACTCCCCCGACCCGAGTTACCACGGGCTGCGCTACTGGCCCGACCTCGGGCCCGGCGCCTTCGCGGTGAAGCTCCGCGTCCAACTGCTGCGCGACATCGGCCCCGCGCTCTCCCCGCACTCGGCGTTCCTGCTGCTGCAGGGTGTCGAGACGCTGAGTCTGCGCGTGGAGCGGCACACCGCCAACGCCCTTGCCCTGGCGCAGTGGCTGGAGCAGCGCGACGAGGTCTCCGCCGTCCATTACCCCGGGCTTGAGTCCAACCGCTGGTACGAGGCGGGGCAGCGCTATCTGCCGCGCGGCGCGGGCGCCGTCCTCGCGTTCGAGCTGCGGGACGGGGTGGAGGCGGGCAAGCGGTTCGTCGACGCCGTCGAGCTGTTCAGCCATCTCGCCAACATCGGCGATGTGCGCAGCCTGATCATCCATCCGGCCTCGACGACCCACAGCCAGCTGGACGAGGAGCAGTTGACCGCGACGGGGACCTCACCCGGTCTGGTCCGGCTGTCGGTGGGTCTGGAGAGCGTGGACGACCTCAAGGCCGATCTGGAGTCGGGGTTCCGGGCGGCCAAGGCGGCGTCCTGA